The nucleotide window CACCATAGATGCAACCATAAAAGCCAGTTTCCTACGGAAATCTGAAGTGTTGTCCATCTATATGAACAATAAAATCAGTTCTTTAGTTGCTCTTGCATGGGAAATAAAAAAGCATGAATTCATCCTAAAAGCTAATAGTCTCAAAGCAGGAATATCATTGGTCTCTCCTATTTCGTCCAAAAATTAAGCCTCTAGTACAGACTGAACTGCATTGTACTTATTTGTCCTACCACGAAATGCGCTATTGAGTTGTGCTTGCTACTACTTTCAGGCTTTTCCACTAAAAGAAAAGTTTCCACCCCCAAATCTTAGTACCCTTCAACTATATGGAAAAATAGATCTGTGCAtcaaatcacaaaagtcttgaAGGGAAATACAAGTTTGTAAGTACAAGGAAAGAATCTGTGCatcaaatcgcaaaaaaaaaTGGAGGAGAAATGCAACTTGAGTTACCTCTCAGGAAGGGCAGCCGGCCGTAATCTGCGATTGTGCAGAGATGGCCCCCAAATCCTAGATGTGGAGGACAGAGTGCACCAATCCAATCAACCTGATTAGTGATTTTACAGAGAGAAGGGATTAGAAGGGGAAAAACAGATGGGGTCATGGGGAGAACACAGAGAGGAGCAGAGAGCCCGAGAGGGAGTACCTGTGTTCTGCGAGTTGAGAAGAGGCGGAGAGCGGTGAGCAGACGCGTCccgccttttcttccttgctcgcGTGCTTTTGTTCACTCGACGCGCTCGCCTTGTCTGCGCAGGAGAGCCAATTTGGCTTGCCCAGGCTGTCAAGGATTTTCTTGCCAGCGGAGGTAAGCTCGCCTGGCATAGCTAGTTTTCTCTATGCATACCAAACAGGTATCCTTGCCTAGTTAGGCTAGGCCAGCAATTGTCTGGCTGAGCCAAGAAACCAAGCAGATCCTGTGTTGTTGAAACATGTAGTTCAACAAatgctgttggctgatttgtttcAACATCATACAAATATTTTCATAATTATCTATTGATTAAAGCAAAAGGAATGGTCACATATGCCATTGTGTACTAATTTCAGGACAAGAATGGTTGTAGGAGTAGGATCTACGCATATTTTTGGTAGTTTGGTGGAGATCATTGAACAAAATGGGTGGCAAGGGCTTTGGGCAGGAAATACAATCAACATGCTCCGCATTATTCCAACACAAGCAGTTGAACTCGGAACATTTGAATGTGTCAAGAGGAGCATGACAGAAGCTCAAGAGAAATGGAAAGAGGATGGATGCCCAAAGATACAACTTGGTAATCTgaaaatcgagcttccacttcacTTCTTGTCTCCGGTCGCTATTGCCGGTGCTGCTGCTGGAATAGCTGGCACATTGGCATGCCATCCTCTCGAAGTTATCAAGGTAATTGCTAAATTGAGCCCTTGTTGACAGATAGCGCTAGTTCTTCATCCGTATATTCAACTGTGAAAGTCTTATTGCATTGTTACTTAATGTCACATTATTGATGTTCTCACAGGATCGCTTGACTATCAATCGAGAGGTTTATCCAAGCATTAGCCTTGCCTTCAGCAAGATCTATCGGGCTGATGGTATAGGTGGTCTCTATGCTGGGCTCTGTCCAACACTAATTGGCATGCTTCCTTACAGCACATGCTACTTTTTTATGTATGATACAATCAAGACCTCTTACTGCCGCTTGCATAAGAAGTCATCTTTGAGTCACCCTGAGCTTCTAATTATTGGGGCTCTTTCAGGTAAATGAATCAGCATCTCATTGCATCTAGTTTCAGTCAGTCACCTGTGGCTTAGTACTTCAACATTTTGTCTTAAATTGACAACGAGATAGAAAAGTCAGGGCCATTCCGTTTCATGATAACTTGGAGTCTGAGCAAATAGGACTGACATTTTACTTTTGGATACACAGGTCTCACTGCAAGCACAATCAGCTTCCCGCTGGAAGTAGCAAGGAAGCGGCTGATGGTCGGCGCTCTGCAGGGGAAGTGCCCGCCTAACATGATTGCTGCTTTGTCAGAGGTGATCTGGGAGGAGGGGTTCCTGGGGCTTTACCGTGGGTGGGGGGCGAGCTGCCTGAAGGTCATGCCGAATTCCGGCATCACCTGGGTGTTCTACGAGACATGGAAGGATATTCTTCTGGCTGACAGGGACAAGCGGCGTGCTTAGCGAACAAGCTGTTAACATCCGGGAGGAGGGGTTCCTGGGGCTTTACCGTGGGTGGGGGGCGAGCTGCCTGAAGGTCATGCAGAATTCCGGCATCACCTGGGTGTTCTACGAGACATGGAAGGATATTCTTCTGGTTGACAGGGACGCTtagcaaacttttttttttcaatGGAAGCGGTGCCGTAGATGAGTTTGCTCCTTTGCTGGGATTTCTGATCCATTTTCAGTTTTGGAATCCCGCCTGTGCCGAATGGGTAGATAGGATGAGTTTATCTTTTTGGCTGAGTGGAAGCATTTGTTGCGTAATCGATTCTGAATATCTGATTGATTTTTGTTAAGTTAAGAAACGGATTTCATGAACTCCTAATCTATATCTATGTATCCTATATAAGTGGAACCGCTAAGTGTCTCTTCTCTGGTTATGCTATGTCATCACCATTG belongs to Miscanthus floridulus cultivar M001 chromosome 4, ASM1932011v1, whole genome shotgun sequence and includes:
- the LOC136549958 gene encoding probable mitochondrial adenine nucleotide transporter BTL1 isoform X1 — encoded protein: MGYQDAPGGGGKLSFASVGFAGPGAGAGGGGGYKELLVMELPMDDGLDSAKVAEAIGVRLPDVGGAVRTILESRESREFASGALAGAMSKAILAPLETIRTRMVVGVGSTHIFGSLVEIIEQNGWQGLWAGNTINMLRIIPTQAVELGTFECVKRSMTEAQEKWKEDGCPKIQLGNLKIELPLHFLSPVAIAGAAAGIAGTLACHPLEVIKDRLTINREVYPSISLAFSKIYRADGIGGLYAGLCPTLIGMLPYSTCYFFMYDTIKTSYCRLHKKSSLSHPELLIIGALSGLTASTISFPLEVARKRLMVGALQGKCPPNMIAALSEVIWEEGFLGLYRGWGASCLKVMPNSGITWVFYETWKDILLADRDKRRA
- the LOC136549958 gene encoding probable mitochondrial adenine nucleotide transporter BTL1 isoform X2; translated protein: MSTLNLFFKCQVSRGVSWLISMADTIKRTGCNFVHRLKKTSLLILRRLVVSESWPQYNFFRTRMVVGVGSTHIFGSLVEIIEQNGWQGLWAGNTINMLRIIPTQAVELGTFECVKRSMTEAQEKWKEDGCPKIQLGNLKIELPLHFLSPVAIAGAAAGIAGTLACHPLEVIKDRLTINREVYPSISLAFSKIYRADGIGGLYAGLCPTLIGMLPYSTCYFFMYDTIKTSYCRLHKKSSLSHPELLIIGALSGLTASTISFPLEVARKRLMVGALQGKCPPNMIAALSEVIWEEGFLGLYRGWGASCLKVMPNSGITWVFYETWKDILLADRDKRRA